From a region of the Geothrix sp. 21YS21S-2 genome:
- a CDS encoding M14 family zinc carboxypeptidase, whose amino-acid sequence MRLLPFLLASTLMAAPGEQRVPADPLRLKASISYADMEAFLAEVAKPGLITVTEEGRSVEGRAIRLVRLNRGGAKARFKVLFYAQQHGNEISGKDAQLCLIRAIAEKPALLPEDVDLYLMPMMNPDGAEAGRRTNGAGADLNRDHIRLLQPETRALHAVARRILPHLAVDSHEFTRDGKDWDAKGWDCWPLITMDGLNVPWIPAALRREALARVESARPVMAKAGYAYTRYTVGGLPPLDEIRPSTTEVDDGRNSLGCMGTLSFIIEAGTRRQPGAPQDLPARADAYTRLYRHLLGTAASRRKVEALCEAARREPLPAYLPTNFFWASLDGRAPVVKVTERATGKVLDIPSPGLMTDLVVKGSVPTPRAYVIDAAAAETFKALLDRHGIRYARTGAAPIQAERCRLLRVEAGYDDLYGRYENRQIVARDPVSGHAFPEGSLVVPLDQPLARCAIGILEPCLLYGLYSYRDFSTLALPDGTLPVWRAF is encoded by the coding sequence ATGCGCCTCCTCCCCTTCCTCCTCGCCTCGACCCTGATGGCCGCCCCCGGGGAGCAGCGCGTCCCCGCCGATCCCCTCCGCCTGAAGGCCTCCATCTCCTACGCGGACATGGAGGCCTTCCTGGCGGAGGTGGCGAAGCCGGGCCTCATCACGGTCACCGAGGAGGGCCGCAGCGTCGAAGGCCGCGCCATCCGCCTGGTGCGCCTGAACCGGGGCGGCGCCAAGGCCCGCTTCAAGGTCCTCTTCTACGCCCAGCAGCACGGCAACGAGATCTCCGGCAAGGATGCCCAGCTCTGCCTGATCCGGGCCATCGCGGAAAAGCCCGCCCTCCTGCCGGAGGACGTGGACCTCTACCTCATGCCCATGATGAACCCCGACGGGGCCGAGGCCGGGCGGCGCACCAACGGCGCCGGGGCCGACCTGAACCGGGACCACATCCGCCTCCTGCAGCCGGAGACCCGCGCCCTCCACGCCGTGGCCCGGCGCATCCTCCCCCACCTGGCCGTGGACAGCCACGAGTTCACCCGGGACGGCAAGGACTGGGACGCCAAGGGCTGGGACTGCTGGCCGCTGATCACCATGGACGGCCTGAACGTCCCCTGGATCCCCGCGGCGCTGCGCAGGGAGGCCCTGGCCCGGGTGGAATCCGCCCGGCCCGTCATGGCGAAGGCCGGCTACGCCTACACGCGCTACACCGTGGGCGGCCTGCCCCCCCTGGACGAGATCCGCCCTTCCACCACCGAGGTGGACGACGGCCGCAACAGCCTGGGCTGCATGGGCACCCTCTCCTTCATCATCGAGGCCGGCACCCGGCGCCAGCCCGGCGCGCCCCAGGACCTCCCGGCCCGCGCCGACGCCTACACCCGGCTCTACCGGCACCTGCTGGGCACCGCCGCCTCCCGGCGGAAGGTGGAGGCCCTGTGCGAAGCCGCCCGCAGGGAGCCCCTCCCGGCCTACCTGCCCACGAACTTCTTCTGGGCCAGCCTGGATGGACGGGCTCCCGTCGTGAAGGTGACGGAGCGCGCCACGGGCAAGGTGCTGGACATCCCCTCCCCCGGCCTCATGACCGACCTGGTGGTGAAGGGAAGCGTCCCCACCCCCAGGGCCTACGTCATCGACGCCGCGGCCGCAGAAACCTTCAAGGCCCTCCTGGACCGCCACGGGATCCGCTACGCCAGGACCGGCGCCGCCCCCATCCAGGCCGAGCGGTGCCGCCTCCTCCGGGTGGAGGCCGGCTACGACGATCTCTACGGCCGCTATGAGAACCGCCAGATCGTGGCCCGGGACCCCGTCTCCGGCCACGCCTTCCCGGAGGGCTCCCTCGTGGTGCCCCTCGACCAGCCCCTGGCGCGCTGCGCCATCGGCATCCTCGAACCCTGCCTCCTGTACGGGCTCTACAGCTACCGGGATTTCAGCACCCTGGCCCTGCCCGATGGTACCCTTCCGGTCTGGCGAGCCTTCTAG
- a CDS encoding cyanophycinase produces MLRSLCLLLLTCLLGAAAPKGTLVIVGGHGTTPDIMDAFLKGAGGRGGIIGIIPTATSDPEGELKDWKETLPPHGITLVPLDVRKREDSSTPAMLEAAARCTGFWFSGGDQALVGDKIVGTPLHKLIKDKYQDGAVVGGTSAGAAIMSKIMLVGEDIFGKLELREMGPKAYITREGMGFLPPDVVIDQHFIKRGRENRLLSIGMTFPGVLAIGVDETTALVVRKGVGTVHGASGVLVFDSRGMQLKNGGFTGLTLHFLRKGGTIDLATRKVKP; encoded by the coding sequence ATGCTCCGCAGTCTCTGCCTCCTCCTCCTGACGTGCCTCCTGGGCGCGGCCGCTCCCAAGGGAACCCTGGTCATCGTGGGCGGCCACGGCACCACGCCCGACATCATGGACGCCTTCCTGAAGGGCGCCGGCGGGCGGGGAGGAATCATCGGAATCATCCCCACCGCCACCTCGGACCCCGAGGGGGAACTCAAGGACTGGAAGGAGACCCTTCCCCCCCACGGCATCACCCTGGTGCCCCTGGACGTGCGCAAGCGCGAGGATTCCTCCACCCCGGCCATGCTCGAGGCCGCCGCGCGCTGCACGGGGTTCTGGTTCTCCGGCGGGGACCAGGCCCTGGTGGGCGACAAGATCGTTGGGACGCCGCTCCACAAGCTCATCAAGGACAAGTACCAGGACGGCGCCGTCGTGGGCGGCACCAGCGCGGGCGCCGCCATCATGTCGAAGATCATGCTCGTGGGCGAGGACATCTTCGGAAAACTGGAACTTCGCGAGATGGGGCCCAAGGCCTACATCACCCGCGAAGGCATGGGTTTCCTGCCCCCCGACGTGGTCATCGACCAGCACTTCATCAAGCGGGGCCGCGAGAACCGCCTGCTCAGCATCGGCATGACCTTCCCCGGCGTCCTGGCCATCGGCGTGGACGAGACCACCGCGCTGGTGGTGCGCAAGGGCGTGGGCACGGTGCACGGCGCCAGCGGCGTCCTGGTCTTCGACTCCAGGGGCATGCAGCTGAAGAACGGCGGCTTCACCGGCCTGACGCTCCACTTCCTCCGCAAGGGCGGCACGATCGATCTGGCCACCCGGAAGGTGAAGCCCTGA
- a CDS encoding TonB-dependent receptor: MAVPTALVAQTSSTSALSGVIKDASGKPVAGALVRINSATMIGGERSTVSAENGLYRFAALPPGTFRIAVSAKGLMTQTQTALLELGRTATVNWRLPAANAGATVEVVATSARVDDAAVGQTQNFDTAALATLPVDRTITAIMDLTPGVNGNRAWGGYSGENAYMMDGVNISDPSGGTVWIYPNIDWFSEVQVAGLGANAEFGGYMGGFVNGLVKRGGNTFEGTVSAYYADSKWQARINANHPDLPPEDKNILPSKNWDVAASVGGPIIKDKLWFFVSAERSEIQSTPTGAELPERDQKVMALAKLTWAPTTSTTIEFLAEHDYVGRDRRYIDKYTMPIATQKESAPNRSFSLTWTQTMGSDKVLTVKAFGYSGRYDMPGYGGNALSLDTADLWKYDPNKPAREFFNNSTYEDFNYRSRATVQATFDWFKTGLFTPGDSHAFRFGIEREQASDEELERFPGNLNLNATIYEYNDGTLELDGDYLIQGGGWNVRQRVDRLAAFAQDTWHVNDRLTISPGVRFEQFKARFYGGETLWNKNTYAPRLGLAYAVTADQKTMLKAHWGKYYAGYSTYFIDRAIQSAIPMKRYYSWGNYPVIDSVLDPKNWPDYTPGTADNYEYRRVNDITAVDPNARQPYTIETTVSLDQKLGTLWSASASYVSRDFKDSLVRTDQGVDPKGAYNVFVNPLNHQNINIWKPGTYYDAALDFSLESHNYVTKNDDSAKRKYEAVTVTLDRILANAWSVNMSYTHASLKGNIQRADSYDKVYYNPNLQTNSYGNLPGVNDNEFKARGMYELPWNMRVSGTFTYLSGTHWTPTYRTDSYNGTRYAVNLEPLGSQTYPSRTLLDLRVTQMFNFTKKARMEVFVEVLNVLNRQSATSYITRANSSTSDTSGVYVDYKYPSTLDAGRRLQLGARYNF; the protein is encoded by the coding sequence GTGGCTGTCCCCACCGCCCTGGTGGCGCAGACCAGCTCCACGTCGGCCCTCAGCGGCGTGATCAAGGACGCCTCCGGCAAGCCCGTGGCCGGCGCCCTGGTCCGCATCAATTCCGCCACCATGATCGGCGGCGAGAGGTCCACGGTCAGCGCCGAGAACGGCCTCTACCGCTTCGCGGCCCTTCCTCCCGGCACCTTCAGGATCGCCGTGTCGGCCAAGGGCCTGATGACCCAGACCCAGACCGCCCTCCTGGAGCTGGGCCGCACCGCCACGGTGAACTGGCGGCTGCCGGCCGCCAACGCCGGCGCCACGGTGGAGGTGGTGGCCACCTCCGCCCGCGTCGACGACGCCGCGGTGGGCCAGACCCAGAACTTCGACACCGCGGCCCTGGCCACCCTGCCCGTGGACCGCACGATCACCGCCATCATGGACCTGACCCCCGGCGTCAACGGGAACAGGGCCTGGGGCGGCTACTCGGGCGAGAACGCCTACATGATGGACGGCGTGAACATCAGCGATCCCTCCGGCGGCACGGTGTGGATCTACCCCAACATCGACTGGTTCTCCGAAGTGCAGGTGGCCGGCCTGGGCGCCAACGCCGAATTCGGCGGCTACATGGGCGGCTTCGTCAACGGCCTGGTCAAGCGCGGCGGCAACACCTTCGAAGGCACGGTAAGCGCCTACTACGCAGATTCCAAATGGCAGGCCCGAATCAACGCCAACCACCCCGACCTGCCGCCCGAGGACAAGAACATCCTCCCCTCCAAGAACTGGGACGTGGCCGCCAGCGTGGGCGGCCCCATCATCAAGGACAAGCTGTGGTTCTTCGTCTCCGCCGAGCGGTCCGAGATCCAGAGCACCCCCACGGGCGCCGAGCTTCCCGAACGCGACCAGAAGGTCATGGCCCTGGCCAAGCTCACCTGGGCCCCCACGACCAGCACCACCATCGAGTTCCTGGCCGAGCACGACTACGTGGGCCGGGACCGGCGCTACATCGACAAGTACACCATGCCCATCGCCACCCAGAAGGAATCCGCCCCGAACCGCTCCTTCAGCCTCACCTGGACCCAGACCATGGGCTCGGACAAGGTCCTGACCGTCAAGGCCTTCGGCTACTCCGGCCGCTACGACATGCCCGGCTACGGCGGCAACGCGCTCAGCCTGGACACCGCCGACCTCTGGAAGTACGACCCCAACAAGCCGGCCCGGGAGTTCTTCAACAACTCCACCTACGAGGACTTCAACTACCGGTCCAGGGCCACGGTGCAGGCCACCTTCGACTGGTTCAAGACCGGCCTGTTCACCCCCGGCGACAGCCACGCCTTCCGCTTCGGCATCGAGCGCGAACAGGCGTCGGACGAGGAGCTGGAGCGCTTCCCCGGCAACTTGAACCTCAACGCGACGATCTACGAGTATAACGACGGCACCCTGGAACTGGACGGCGACTATCTCATCCAGGGCGGGGGCTGGAACGTGCGCCAGCGCGTGGACCGCCTCGCCGCCTTCGCCCAGGACACCTGGCACGTCAACGACCGCCTCACCATCAGCCCCGGCGTGCGCTTCGAGCAGTTCAAAGCCCGCTTCTACGGCGGCGAGACCCTCTGGAACAAGAACACCTACGCTCCGCGCCTGGGCCTGGCCTACGCCGTCACGGCGGACCAGAAGACCATGCTGAAGGCCCACTGGGGCAAGTACTACGCGGGCTACTCCACCTACTTCATCGACCGCGCCATCCAGTCCGCCATCCCCATGAAGCGGTACTACAGCTGGGGCAACTACCCGGTCATCGACAGCGTCCTCGACCCCAAGAACTGGCCCGACTACACCCCAGGCACCGCGGACAACTACGAGTACCGGCGCGTGAACGACATCACCGCGGTGGACCCCAACGCCCGCCAGCCCTACACGATCGAGACCACGGTCTCCCTCGACCAGAAGCTCGGCACCCTCTGGAGCGCCAGCGCCTCCTATGTGTCGCGCGACTTCAAGGACAGCCTGGTCCGCACCGACCAGGGCGTCGACCCCAAGGGCGCCTACAACGTCTTCGTGAACCCCCTGAACCACCAGAACATCAACATCTGGAAGCCCGGCACCTACTACGACGCCGCCCTGGACTTCAGCCTCGAGAGCCACAACTACGTCACCAAGAACGACGACAGTGCCAAGCGCAAGTACGAGGCCGTCACCGTCACCCTGGACCGGATCCTGGCGAATGCCTGGAGCGTGAACATGAGCTACACCCACGCTTCCCTCAAGGGCAACATCCAGCGCGCGGACAGCTACGACAAGGTCTACTACAACCCCAACCTCCAGACCAACTCCTACGGGAACCTGCCGGGCGTCAACGACAACGAGTTCAAGGCCCGGGGGATGTACGAGCTTCCGTGGAACATGCGCGTTTCCGGCACGTTCACCTACCTGAGCGGCACCCACTGGACGCCCACCTACCGCACCGACTCCTACAACGGCACCCGCTACGCCGTGAACCTCGAGCCCCTGGGCAGCCAGACCTATCCCAGCCGCACCCTCCTGGACCTGCGCGTCACCCAGATGTTCAACTTCACCAAGAAGGCCCGCATGGAGGTCTTCGTCGAGGTCCTCAACGTGCTGAACCGCCAGTCCGCCACCAGCTACATCACCCGGGCGAACTCCAGCACCAGCGACACCTCCGGAGTCTACGTCGACTACAAGTATCCCTCCACCCTCGATGCGGGCCGACGCCTCCAGCTGGGTGCCCGCTATAATTTCTAG
- a CDS encoding amidohydrolase family protein → MNEPNLLVCRCRFMLPLAAPDRSLRIHDGYVLARNGEILEAGPYDPAVGRRLADTWGTRLRVLHTRREVPSGDPVPMQDMVLLPAFVKAHGHDHEQPLIGIARDEPLTAWLDHAVNPFTGFLNARREELRERLGCTPQAATYRMARLCDIHYGITASMVHHCNWNKYHLEDIAQANEAAGTTMIVAVGGQDRFYARELLDRPGDAVARLEKALEIQAGCERTRFVPGPDQCFSNSRAVLVPQKAWARDHGTLFHIHSSEEPRTTKWFTESIEPGLTPVEYFQEIGILDEGTVLAHQVNCGPRDIELIARSGAAVVHNPLANTILGSGMPPLIDMLKAGVRVAISTDGSGSADNQNILAAARLASQYQKALHQDATLLPSQQLMEMITVAPNQILRLNQGELAPGRQADWVLVDLARPNMVPTRLDNVTENLIWAADGSEVDTVVAHGAVLKLDGQLLPWRDGTRPEAILAQVQALSEWFADYRDGAPEVTGTGAHG, encoded by the coding sequence ATGAACGAGCCCAACCTCCTCGTCTGCCGCTGCCGCTTCATGCTCCCCCTGGCCGCACCGGACCGGTCCCTCCGGATCCACGACGGCTACGTCCTCGCCCGGAACGGGGAGATCCTCGAGGCCGGCCCCTACGACCCGGCCGTGGGCAGGCGCCTGGCCGATACCTGGGGCACCCGCCTGCGCGTCCTGCACACCCGGCGGGAGGTGCCCTCCGGCGACCCGGTGCCCATGCAGGACATGGTCCTGCTCCCCGCCTTCGTGAAGGCCCACGGCCACGACCACGAGCAGCCCCTCATCGGGATCGCCCGGGACGAGCCCCTCACCGCCTGGCTTGACCACGCCGTGAACCCCTTCACGGGCTTCCTCAACGCCCGGAGGGAGGAGCTCCGCGAGCGCCTGGGCTGCACCCCCCAGGCGGCCACCTACCGCATGGCGCGCCTGTGCGACATCCACTACGGCATCACCGCCTCCATGGTCCACCACTGCAACTGGAACAAGTACCACCTGGAGGACATCGCCCAGGCCAACGAGGCCGCGGGCACCACCATGATCGTGGCGGTGGGCGGCCAGGACCGGTTCTACGCCAGGGAGCTCCTGGACCGGCCCGGCGACGCCGTCGCGCGCCTGGAGAAGGCCCTGGAGATCCAGGCCGGGTGCGAGCGCACCCGCTTCGTGCCCGGGCCCGACCAGTGCTTCTCCAACAGCCGGGCCGTGCTCGTGCCCCAGAAGGCCTGGGCCCGGGACCACGGGACCCTCTTCCACATCCACAGTTCCGAGGAGCCGCGCACCACGAAGTGGTTCACGGAATCCATCGAGCCCGGCCTCACGCCGGTGGAGTACTTCCAGGAGATCGGCATCCTGGACGAAGGCACCGTCCTGGCCCATCAGGTGAACTGCGGCCCGCGGGACATCGAGCTCATCGCCCGCAGCGGCGCCGCGGTGGTGCACAACCCGCTGGCCAACACCATCCTCGGCTCGGGCATGCCCCCCCTCATCGACATGCTCAAGGCCGGCGTGCGCGTCGCCATCTCCACGGACGGTTCCGGCTCCGCCGACAACCAGAACATCCTCGCCGCGGCGCGCCTGGCCTCCCAGTACCAGAAGGCCCTGCACCAGGACGCCACCCTCCTGCCCTCCCAGCAGCTGATGGAGATGATCACGGTCGCCCCCAACCAGATCCTGCGCCTCAACCAGGGCGAGCTGGCCCCGGGGCGGCAGGCGGACTGGGTGCTCGTCGATCTGGCCCGGCCCAACATGGTCCCCACCCGCCTGGACAACGTCACGGAGAACCTCATCTGGGCCGCGGACGGCTCGGAGGTGGATACGGTGGTGGCCCACGGCGCGGTGCTGAAGCTGGACGGGCAGCTCCTCCCGTGGCGGGACGGCACCCGTCCGGAGGCCATCCTCGCCCAGGTCCAGGCCCTCTCGGAGTGGTTCGCGGACTACCGGGACGGGGCGCCGGAAGTGACGGGAACCGGCGCCCACGGCTGA